A single region of the Syntrophus gentianae genome encodes:
- the gcvPB gene encoding aminomethyl-transferring glycine dehydrogenase subunit GcvPB: MKEFAGAPGLILNEPLLLEKGKKGRCGFSLPRRDVESCPVEEELLGEGPNFPDLSEGEIVRHYTRLSTWNFGLDSGMYPLGSCTMKYNPKTNERQASLPGFAGAHPLLPEQLSQGTLKMMFHLERLLAEVTGMDAVSLQPAAGAHGELAGMLIFHAWHKSRNSHRTKILIPDTAHGTNPASAALCGFHPVNVKSNEDGILSAKVIAREMDEETAGIMITNPNTLGLFEENIREIADIVHARGGLVYADGANMNALMGMVSMGELGVDVLHLNLHKTFSTPHGGGGPGAGSICVGKRLEPFLPVPRVLEADGTYSLSYDFPESIGKLHAFYGNVGVMIKAYSYLRSLGPDLKKVSQLAVLNANYIKEKLKNTLYLPYDRPCMHECVFSDKLQAQKKITTLDMAKRLMDYGFHPPTIYFPLVVSGAIMIEPTETESKEEIDLFIEAFKEVAREAEEDPERLRNAPSFSKVRRLDETAAARHPLLTSFDAS; encoded by the coding sequence ATGAAGGAATTCGCAGGTGCGCCCGGCTTGATACTCAACGAACCATTGCTTCTGGAGAAAGGGAAGAAGGGAAGATGCGGCTTTTCTCTACCCCGGCGGGACGTTGAATCCTGTCCCGTGGAGGAGGAGCTTCTGGGGGAGGGGCCGAACTTCCCCGATCTGAGCGAAGGCGAAATCGTGCGCCACTATACTCGGCTCTCGACCTGGAACTTCGGCCTGGACTCAGGGATGTATCCCCTGGGCTCATGCACCATGAAATACAATCCCAAGACCAATGAGCGACAGGCTTCCCTGCCGGGATTCGCCGGGGCCCATCCGTTGCTCCCGGAGCAGCTTTCCCAGGGAACCCTCAAAATGATGTTCCATCTCGAACGGCTTCTGGCGGAAGTGACCGGCATGGACGCCGTTTCCCTTCAACCCGCCGCCGGGGCACACGGGGAACTGGCGGGGATGCTGATCTTCCACGCCTGGCACAAAAGCAGGAACTCGCACCGCACGAAGATTCTTATTCCGGACACGGCTCACGGGACCAACCCGGCAAGCGCCGCCCTGTGCGGATTTCATCCGGTCAATGTGAAGTCCAACGAGGACGGGATTCTCTCCGCCAAAGTCATCGCCCGGGAAATGGACGAAGAAACGGCCGGGATCATGATCACCAATCCCAACACCCTCGGGTTATTTGAGGAAAACATCAGGGAGATCGCCGACATCGTCCACGCCAGGGGCGGGCTGGTCTATGCGGACGGGGCTAATATGAACGCCCTGATGGGCATGGTGAGCATGGGCGAGCTGGGCGTCGACGTGCTGCACCTCAATCTTCACAAGACCTTCTCGACACCCCATGGAGGCGGCGGCCCCGGGGCGGGCTCGATCTGCGTGGGGAAACGCCTGGAACCTTTCCTTCCCGTCCCCCGTGTCCTGGAAGCGGATGGAACGTATTCCCTCTCCTATGATTTCCCGGAATCCATCGGAAAGCTCCATGCCTTTTACGGAAATGTGGGCGTCATGATCAAGGCATACAGCTATCTCCGCAGTCTCGGACCGGATCTCAAAAAGGTGAGCCAGCTCGCCGTGCTCAACGCGAACTACATCAAGGAAAAGCTCAAAAACACGCTCTATCTGCCTTACGATCGGCCCTGCATGCACGAATGCGTCTTTTCAGACAAATTGCAGGCGCAAAAGAAGATAACAACCCTCGATATGGCCAAGCGGCTGATGGATTACGGCTTTCATCCCCCCACGATCTATTTCCCCCTGGTCGTTTCCGGCGCCATCATGATCGAACCCACGGAGACGGAATCCAAGGAAGAGATAGACCTTTTTATTGAAGCGTTCAAAGAGGTCGCCAGAGAGGCGGAGGAAGACCCGGAGCGGCTCCGCAATGCCCCATCCTTTTCCAAGGTCAGACGGCTGGACGAAACAGCCGCCGCCCGCCATCCTCTATTGACCTCGTTTGATGCGAGCTGA
- the lipB gene encoding lipoyl(octanoyl) transferase LipB — protein MTGRKPWFCADLPLLDYRKARDLQLELVAARKAGILPANILLLLEHNPIFTLGHRSRRDNLTVSEDLLQERGIPLVRVERGGDITFHGPGQLVGYPIMNLHAARLTVTDYVDRLEEVMIRTAESWGVRAGRNAINRGVWVGNAKLGSIGIGIRHGITFHGFAFNVNLSLEPFAWINPCGLKGIGITSLKQELSREVSMEKVREQMKQNIQAVFDVAFEPMDLSGLSRFQQAGKS, from the coding sequence ATGACGGGAAGAAAGCCCTGGTTCTGTGCGGATCTGCCCCTCTTGGACTACCGGAAGGCCCGGGATCTGCAGCTTGAACTTGTGGCCGCCCGGAAGGCCGGCATCCTTCCTGCGAATATCCTTCTCCTGCTGGAACATAACCCGATTTTCACCCTGGGACACCGCAGCCGAAGGGACAACCTCACAGTTTCCGAAGACCTGCTTCAGGAGCGGGGAATCCCTCTCGTACGCGTGGAACGCGGGGGGGACATCACCTTTCACGGACCCGGCCAACTGGTGGGCTATCCCATCATGAACCTCCATGCCGCAAGACTCACCGTCACCGATTACGTTGACCGCCTGGAAGAAGTCATGATCCGCACGGCTGAATCCTGGGGGGTGCGCGCCGGACGGAACGCCATCAATCGGGGTGTCTGGGTAGGCAACGCCAAACTGGGGAGCATCGGGATCGGCATTCGGCACGGGATCACTTTCCACGGCTTCGCCTTCAATGTGAATCTCTCCCTGGAACCCTTTGCCTGGATCAACCCCTGCGGGCTGAAGGGAATCGGCATCACGTCGCTCAAGCAGGAACTCTCGCGGGAGGTCTCCATGGAAAAAGTCCGGGAGCAGATGAAACAGAACATCCAGGCCGTTTTCGATGTGGCGTTCGAACCGATGGATCTGTCCGGCCTCAGCCGTTTTCAACAGGCAGGAAAATCATGA
- the lipA gene encoding lipoyl synthase: MAEQERPPRLRKPSWLRRKLPTGPVYEQVRSLIKSGALHTVCQEAKCPNQWECFSSRTATFLIMGSRCTRRCRFCAVEHGPLEPPDPQEPAKVADAAKALGLRYVVVTSVTRDDLPDGGASVFAATIRAIRGRIPDGQVEVLIPDFQGDAEALRTVVEARPDVLNHNLETVPRLYPAVRPEAEYQRSLKLLSRAKALDCSLPTKSGLMLGLGESSEEIRDSLQDLLAAGCRLLTLGQYLQPSTHHLPVERFVPPDEFARWRDIALEMGFSQVASGPFVRSSYHARDLYLHA, encoded by the coding sequence ATGGCGGAGCAGGAAAGACCACCCCGCCTCCGCAAGCCCTCCTGGCTTCGGAGGAAGCTGCCCACGGGACCTGTCTACGAGCAGGTGAGATCCCTTATCAAAAGCGGTGCGCTTCATACCGTGTGCCAGGAAGCCAAATGCCCGAACCAGTGGGAGTGCTTTTCCTCGCGGACGGCCACTTTCCTGATTATGGGATCCCGTTGCACGCGACGGTGCCGTTTCTGTGCCGTGGAGCACGGCCCCCTGGAGCCACCCGACCCCCAGGAACCGGCAAAAGTCGCTGATGCCGCAAAAGCCCTCGGATTGCGTTATGTCGTGGTGACCTCCGTCACCCGCGACGATCTCCCCGATGGTGGCGCGTCCGTCTTTGCCGCAACGATTCGAGCGATTCGCGGAAGAATTCCGGATGGACAAGTGGAAGTCCTGATCCCCGATTTTCAAGGCGATGCCGAGGCCCTCCGAACCGTTGTCGAGGCCCGCCCGGATGTTCTCAACCACAACCTGGAAACGGTCCCGCGCCTTTATCCGGCCGTTCGCCCCGAAGCCGAATACCAACGATCCTTGAAACTTCTGAGCAGGGCAAAAGCCCTCGATTGTTCCCTTCCCACGAAATCCGGTCTCATGCTCGGCCTGGGAGAATCCTCCGAAGAAATCCGGGACTCTCTCCAGGACCTGTTGGCCGCAGGCTGCCGCCTGCTTACCCTGGGCCAGTACCTTCAGCCCTCAACTCACCATCTGCCGGTGGAACGCTTTGTTCCCCCCGACGAGTTCGCCAGGTGGCGGGACATTGCCCTTGAAATGGGCTTTTCCCAGGTAGCAAGCGGCCCCTTCGTGCGAAGCTCCTATCACGCCAGGGATCTTTATCTCCACGCATAA